One Nostoc sp. CENA543 genomic window, ATTTAACAACCTTTCTAAAATAGAACGTAGTTTTCCTTTAATTGATGATCCTGGTAAATAAGGATATTTAGTTAAAGGATCACGAATTACAGGTTTATCTAATCCACCGATATCTAAATTTTCGCCACCACCACCAATATGTAATCCAGTTTCGGCGGAAAGATGGCTGGTGAGTGTTAATTTACCAAGCAGGGGTTTTTGTGCGTATGATACTGGCATAATTATTTTCCACCTTCAGCTTTGTGATAAGCAATAATTGATTCAATTAATTGAACTAGACGTTCAAAATCTTCTTTGCTGTGAACTTTATCAATAGCGGCTGACATCACTTCACCTAATGGTTTAGCGGCTCTTTGTCTAGCTGCGGCGTATGCTAATTTGGGTTTCAACAGAACTACTTCTGTTTCAATTTTGGCAAAATCACCTGTTTCAGCTAAGTCAGCTTTTAACCGATTTACAGCATCTAAAAATTTACGAACTTGATTAGTTTCTAACCTTTGCTGTTTAAGATAGGGGCCAAATTCTTCTGCGTGTTTAACTAAGTTACGTATAGGGTATGTTTTCAAACCATCTGTCAAATCATTAATGGTTTTGATGATGTCCTCAACAATATTCTGTGTTGTACTAGTATTAGTTTGAGGGTTTGATGTTCTGGAATTTCCTGGTGGATAAGATTGTTTGGGTTTAATTTGTTCTGGCATATAAATTACTAGCGGTTTAAGAGTTCAATCCAAGTTGCGATCGCCCGAAAATAAGGCGCGTTATATGGACTTTTTAAAGAAGTCCTAAAATCATTATCGTCTAGTACATTCTTGGGTAATCTCGCTAAAGTATAAGCAATCTTTGGTAAATGCAAATAATAGCGAGTGCTTAAAGCCTCCTCTGATTTATTATCTTCTTCAAACTTTTTCAATGCTTGCTCTTGTATCTGTGCGGTGATTAGCAGATTACGTACAAAGTTACGAGCATAATTAACCCCAATATTTTGCTGTTCTAGTTTTTGAACAAAAGGTAGGATACCTAACAGTGAGGGTTTCTTTGTTTCGGGATTATTATAATTTTTATTCACAGCATCAAAATTAGTAACTTTAGCAGTTCCTAACCATTCATCCCATTTAAAAACTTGTCCAAATAAACCTAAACGATCTCTACCATTATTTTTGGCTGCTTTCTCAGCATCACCTGAAGATTCAGCAGATTGATAAAGAGGGAACTTGGCATCATTAATACTAATTCCACCTGACAAGGTAATATCTGGGTTATTGCCAGTATAAGCACGAAAGCACTGATAAACATCAAATGCAAAATCTACTACTTCATTCCATGCTCCACTAATGAATAAATCATCACCACCAGCATATATAAATAGTATATTATATTTCTCATTTTTATCTGACAATTGTGTAATTTTTTGGGGAATATTTACATTTCTTTGCTCTGCCAAACTATTTAAATACACCTTAAAAAAGTAGCTCATTTCCCGTGAAATTCCAGCCAATTTTGGTAAAGTTTGATTCTTGCCAAAACCTTTAGCAAATATTTGTCCAAGTCGGTCTACATCCATTCTTAAATAGCCGACTCTATTAATACCTTGGGCTTTTGCTGCCATTTCTTCAGCACGCAGAAAGCCTTGTGCTTCTTCTTGATTATTTTCGTCTGTTTTATTTTCCTTGCCATAGTTACCTAATAACAAGGTAGAAACATTTTTAAAATGCTTGAATTGATAATGATCTAAATTCCAATCATTAACTAATAGAACTGTATCAGACTCTGGTACTATTGGTTTCCAATTCTTAAAGTAGTAATAATAAATATTGACACCAGGAAAGTCATCAATAGCAGGCAGTTTAAATGACAGTGGAAAAAATTGACTATCTACGTTATCACTAGTTGAGCGTACAATTGCTTTCACTCCAAATAAATTACTTCCTAAATCAAACATACTGCAACAAATTTCACAAGCTAAGACGGAATCTGGCTCATGTTTGTTAAGAGGTTGTAATGTTTCTGGTTCTACATCATCACGGTGACAAACCTTGCATGGTTCATGACTATCCTCTGGCGCAATAAACTTATTAATTTGGTCGGCAAATTTCTGAGATTTATGTAGAGCTAGATTTTTGGTTGCATTTGACCAATGATTAGCAAATTCAGCACTGGCAATTTCTGTAACTGGAAAATTTAAATAATCCAAAGCAAGAAACACTTTACCTTGAAATTCATCTAACAGCCATGTATTAAATTGTTCTCTTACTTTTTGAACGACTTTTTTAGTGTTTTCCGTTCCCGATGCCAAAATATATAAGTTACCACCACCAGCATAAATTACATTAGTTCGCGGAATCTCTAATCTCGATAGTAATTGCTGTACTACTTCTTCTGTGACCAATTCTAAATAAAAACTCCTGGCTCTGAGGGATTTTAA contains:
- the csm2 gene encoding type III-A CRISPR-associated protein Csm2 produces the protein MPEQIKPKQSYPPGNSRTSNPQTNTSTTQNIVEDIIKTINDLTDGLKTYPIRNLVKHAEEFGPYLKQQRLETNQVRKFLDAVNRLKADLAETGDFAKIETEVVLLKPKLAYAAARQRAAKPLGEVMSAAIDKVHSKEDFERLVQLIESIIAYHKAEGGK
- the cas10 gene encoding type III-A CRISPR-associated protein Cas10/Csm1, with the translated sequence MVTSSKDVALQVIQQAIAALAKWSGFTHPTLEKEYPEVTRAKEILGWKPDTNVGTLRLVFDSVDLPDEPKKEKIQQNYHPLKVIDNDHQEYPDIPYPLDSEPSSEQQKAFQLEINQALRNHLQDNWVNLSLLMLILEKFGSCLSFGQSDIALVDIARTTAAIATALLNNPAEEISLIAGDLSGIQKFIYTISSDGALKSLRARSFYLELVTEEVVQQLLSRLEIPRTNVIYAGGGNLYILASGTENTKKVVQKVREQFNTWLLDEFQGKVFLALDYLNFPVTEIASAEFANHWSNATKNLALHKSQKFADQINKFIAPEDSHEPCKVCHRDDVEPETLQPLNKHEPDSVLACEICCSMFDLGSNLFGVKAIVRSTSDNVDSQFFPLSFKLPAIDDFPGVNIYYYYFKNWKPIVPESDTVLLVNDWNLDHYQFKHFKNVSTLLLGNYGKENKTDENNQEEAQGFLRAEEMAAKAQGINRVGYLRMDVDRLGQIFAKGFGKNQTLPKLAGISREMSYFFKVYLNSLAEQRNVNIPQKITQLSDKNEKYNILFIYAGGDDLFISGAWNEVVDFAFDVYQCFRAYTGNNPDITLSGGISINDAKFPLYQSAESSGDAEKAAKNNGRDRLGLFGQVFKWDEWLGTAKVTNFDAVNKNYNNPETKKPSLLGILPFVQKLEQQNIGVNYARNFVRNLLITAQIQEQALKKFEEDNKSEEALSTRYYLHLPKIAYTLARLPKNVLDDNDFRTSLKSPYNAPYFRAIATWIELLNR